In a single window of the Rhinolophus ferrumequinum isolate MPI-CBG mRhiFer1 chromosome 21, mRhiFer1_v1.p, whole genome shotgun sequence genome:
- the WBP2 gene encoding WW domain-binding protein 2 isoform X1 has translation MALNKNHSEGGGVIVNNTESILMSYDHVELTFNDMKNVPEAFKGTKKGTIYLTPYRVIFVSKGKDAMQSFMMPFYLMKDCEIKQPVFGANYIKGTVKAEAGGGWEGAASYKLTFMAGGAIEFGQRMLQMASQASRGEAPTGAYGYSYLPSGAYVYPPPVANGMYPCPPGYPYPPPPPEFYPGPPMMDGAIGFVQPPPPPYPGPMEPPVSGPDVPSTPAAEAKAAEAAASAYYNPGNPHNVYMPTNQPPPPPYYPPEDKKTQ, from the exons CATCCTAATGTCCTATGACCATGTGGAACTCACTTTCAATGACATGAAGAACGTGCCAGAGGCCTTCAAAGGGACCAAGAAAGGCACCATCTACCTTACCCCTTACCGG GTCATCTTTGTGTCCAAGGGGAAAGACGCTATGCAGTCCTTCATGATGCCGTTTTATCTGATGAAGGACTGTGAGATCAAGCAACCTGTATTCGGTGCAAACTACATCAAGGGAACAgtgaaggcagaggcaggag GTGGCTGGGAAGGAGCTGCGTCCTACAAGTTGACCTTTATGGCAGGGGGTGCCATCGAGTTTGGACAACGGATGCTACAGATGGCATCTCAAG CCTCCCGAGGCGAAGCCCCCACTGGAGCCTATGGGTACTCCTACCTGCCCAGCGGGGCCTATGTCTATCCCCCGCCAGTCGCCAATGGAATGTACCCCTGCCCTCCTGGCTACCCCTATCCACCACCCCCACCTG AATTCTATCCAGGACCTCCCATGATGGACGGGGCCATAGGATTTGTGCAGCCCCCACCACCGCCCTACCCTGGGCCCATGGAACCGCCAGTCAGTGGCCCTGATGTCCCCTCCACTCCTGCAG CTGAAGCCAAGGCCGCAGAAGCAGCTGCCAGCGCCTATTACAACCCGGGCAACCCACACAACGTGTACATGCCCACG aACCAGCCTCCGCCACCTCCCTACTACCCGCCGGAAGATAAGAAGACCCAGTAG
- the WBP2 gene encoding WW domain-binding protein 2 isoform X2, whose product MALNKNHSEGGGVIVNNTESILMSYDHVELTFNDMKNVPEAFKGTKKGTIYLTPYRVIFVSKGKDAMQSFMMPFYLMKDCEIKQPVFGANYIKGTVKAEAGGGWEGAASYKLTFMAGGAIEFGQRMLQMASQEFYPGPPMMDGAIGFVQPPPPPYPGPMEPPVSGPDVPSTPAAEAKAAEAAASAYYNPGNPHNVYMPTNQPPPPPYYPPEDKKTQ is encoded by the exons CATCCTAATGTCCTATGACCATGTGGAACTCACTTTCAATGACATGAAGAACGTGCCAGAGGCCTTCAAAGGGACCAAGAAAGGCACCATCTACCTTACCCCTTACCGG GTCATCTTTGTGTCCAAGGGGAAAGACGCTATGCAGTCCTTCATGATGCCGTTTTATCTGATGAAGGACTGTGAGATCAAGCAACCTGTATTCGGTGCAAACTACATCAAGGGAACAgtgaaggcagaggcaggag GTGGCTGGGAAGGAGCTGCGTCCTACAAGTTGACCTTTATGGCAGGGGGTGCCATCGAGTTTGGACAACGGATGCTACAGATGGCATCTCAAG AATTCTATCCAGGACCTCCCATGATGGACGGGGCCATAGGATTTGTGCAGCCCCCACCACCGCCCTACCCTGGGCCCATGGAACCGCCAGTCAGTGGCCCTGATGTCCCCTCCACTCCTGCAG CTGAAGCCAAGGCCGCAGAAGCAGCTGCCAGCGCCTATTACAACCCGGGCAACCCACACAACGTGTACATGCCCACG aACCAGCCTCCGCCACCTCCCTACTACCCGCCGGAAGATAAGAAGACCCAGTAG